A genomic window from Streptomyces sp. HUAS YS2 includes:
- a CDS encoding phosphatase PAP2 family protein: MRTDIFARLDREPEPPKIEIPRMTRTRLALFGGTLAFYLAIVVAVLLSTWLVLLDWKIMLFRPYQQWPELHAFLDYYVVLGQRGPTAVMVAAWLGWRSWRQHTLRPLLALGAALLLLNVTVGSVKLGLGRLGPHYATQIGSAELFAGGDIFPSGHTANAVVTWGILAYLATTPRARRYLSALSAVVALGVGLTTVYLGTHWLSDVLLGWAAGLVILLALPWCEPVIARAEAYILGLREQLRARRRLVPSLPVAAGGPRPSLFPQRPAGVAGGEHEAHEGPVREPVGAGSGRSGATRGTGAGTGQLAPSARSHAHPHGHPHPHAVRSDRTPVTPAGSRRPPRSRPATGG; encoded by the coding sequence GTGCGTACCGACATCTTTGCCCGGCTGGACCGGGAGCCGGAACCGCCGAAGATAGAGATCCCGCGGATGACCCGGACCCGTCTCGCCCTCTTCGGCGGGACGCTGGCGTTCTATCTCGCGATCGTGGTCGCCGTGCTGCTGTCCACCTGGCTGGTGCTGCTCGACTGGAAGATCATGCTCTTCCGGCCCTACCAGCAATGGCCCGAGCTGCACGCGTTCCTCGACTACTACGTCGTGCTCGGCCAGCGCGGCCCGACCGCGGTGATGGTCGCCGCCTGGCTGGGCTGGCGCTCCTGGAGACAGCACACGCTGCGCCCGCTGCTCGCGCTCGGCGCCGCGCTGCTCCTGCTCAACGTGACGGTCGGCTCCGTGAAGCTCGGCCTGGGCCGCCTCGGCCCCCACTACGCGACGCAGATCGGCTCCGCCGAGCTCTTCGCGGGCGGCGATATATTTCCGTCCGGCCACACCGCGAACGCGGTGGTGACCTGGGGCATCCTGGCCTACCTGGCCACCACCCCGCGGGCCCGGCGCTACCTGTCGGCGCTGTCCGCGGTGGTCGCCCTGGGCGTCGGTCTGACCACGGTCTATCTCGGTACGCACTGGCTGAGCGACGTCCTGCTCGGCTGGGCCGCCGGCCTGGTGATCCTCCTGGCGCTGCCCTGGTGCGAGCCGGTCATCGCCCGTGCCGAGGCGTACATCCTCGGGCTGCGCGAGCAGCTGCGGGCCCGCCGCCGTCTGGTGCCCTCGCTTCCGGTCGCGGCCGGAGGCCCCCGACCGTCGCTGTTCCCGCAGCGTCCGGCGGGTGTCGCGGGCGGCGAGCACGAGGCGCACGAGGGTCCGGTGCGCGAGCCGGTCGGGGCCGGCAGCGGCCGGTCCGGCGCGACGCGCGGCACCGGCGCGGGTACGGGCCAGCTGGCTCCGTCCGCGCGCTCGCACGCCCATCCGCACGGCCACCCGCACCCGCACGCGGTGCGGTCGGACCGGACGCCGGTCACCCCTGCCGGCAGCCGCCGGCCGCCGCGGTCGCGTCCGGCGACGGGCGGCTGA
- a CDS encoding MFS transporter, whose protein sequence is MARTITAGTRPRAAGGGTNRWVVLVVLCVSLLLVALDATVLHVAVPSLTADLRPSSTQLLWVVDAYPLVCAALLILFGTLGDRIGRRRVLLLGYGLFGAASALAALATGPEVLIAARVLLGVGGAMIMPATLSILRAVFPDRRERATAIGIWTAVAAVGAATGPVLGGFLVEHFWWGSVFLINIPLMAVILPLGRLLLPESRGRADGPWDVLGALMAAVGVLGVVLGVKRAGVGEALLAPATLAPLLLGAALLMLFVRRQKRRPHPLIDMRLFRRPAFTTSVGCVVLAMLALVGLQLIAVQYLQLVLGLSPLETGLRLLPLTFAAMAAGATGSSTLHRIGPRRMVGWGFVLTASAVLLLVLMGQHDRPVLLTVGFVLLGFGLQTTLFGAYESMLSEAPPESAGGAAAIGETSYQLGAGMGIALLGSVMNAAYAPGLHDVPGVPAAASEAAANSLGEAYRVADQLGGAAGAALHDAARHSFVTGLHVTLVVSAGLLLAGALMALRLPRVMECPAELPDDHADACADEPKDAEAVAGPVGEPDAGPLGGQDAGPVGARLPHRREPAEPAGSGRAAH, encoded by the coding sequence ATGGCGCGGACGATCACGGCCGGAACACGACCGCGTGCCGCCGGAGGCGGCACCAACCGCTGGGTCGTCCTCGTCGTCCTCTGCGTCAGCCTGCTGCTCGTCGCGCTGGACGCGACCGTGCTGCACGTCGCCGTCCCCTCCCTCACCGCCGACCTCCGGCCCAGTTCCACCCAGCTGCTCTGGGTCGTCGACGCCTACCCGCTCGTCTGCGCCGCGCTGCTGATCCTCTTCGGCACCCTCGGCGACCGGATCGGACGGCGGCGGGTGCTGCTGCTCGGTTACGGACTGTTCGGCGCCGCCTCCGCCCTGGCCGCCCTGGCGACCGGCCCCGAGGTACTGATCGCCGCCCGGGTGCTGCTCGGTGTCGGCGGCGCGATGATCATGCCCGCCACCCTCTCGATCCTCCGGGCGGTCTTCCCCGACCGGCGCGAGCGGGCCACCGCCATCGGCATCTGGACCGCCGTCGCCGCCGTCGGCGCGGCCACCGGACCCGTCCTCGGCGGCTTCCTGGTCGAGCACTTCTGGTGGGGCTCGGTCTTCCTGATCAACATCCCGCTGATGGCGGTGATCCTGCCGCTCGGCCGCCTGCTGCTGCCGGAGTCCAGGGGCCGCGCCGACGGCCCCTGGGACGTCCTCGGCGCGCTGATGGCCGCGGTCGGCGTGCTCGGTGTCGTGCTCGGCGTCAAGCGCGCCGGTGTGGGCGAGGCCCTGCTCGCCCCGGCCACGCTGGCCCCGCTGCTGCTCGGCGCCGCGCTGCTGATGCTCTTCGTACGGCGGCAGAAACGCCGCCCGCATCCGCTGATCGACATGCGGCTGTTCCGCCGCCCGGCGTTCACCACGTCCGTCGGCTGCGTCGTGCTGGCGATGCTGGCGCTGGTCGGCCTCCAGCTGATCGCCGTCCAGTACCTCCAGCTGGTGCTGGGGCTGAGCCCGCTGGAGACCGGGCTGCGGCTGCTGCCGCTCACCTTCGCCGCGATGGCCGCCGGGGCCACCGGCTCGTCCACGCTGCACCGGATCGGCCCGCGCCGGATGGTCGGCTGGGGCTTCGTGCTCACCGCCTCCGCGGTGCTGCTGCTGGTCCTCATGGGCCAGCACGACCGGCCCGTGCTGCTCACCGTCGGCTTCGTGCTGCTCGGCTTCGGCCTGCAGACCACGCTCTTCGGCGCGTACGAGTCGATGCTCAGCGAGGCCCCGCCGGAGAGCGCGGGCGGCGCGGCGGCGATCGGCGAGACCTCGTACCAGCTCGGCGCGGGCATGGGCATCGCGCTGCTCGGCAGCGTCATGAACGCCGCGTACGCGCCCGGTCTCCACGACGTCCCCGGCGTGCCGGCCGCGGCGTCCGAGGCCGCGGCGAACTCGCTCGGCGAGGCGTACCGGGTCGCCGATCAGCTCGGCGGCGCGGCCGGCGCGGCGCTGCACGACGCGGCCCGGCACTCCTTCGTCACGGGCCTGCACGTCACGCTCGTGGTGAGCGCCGGTCTGCTGCTGGCCGGGGCGCTGATGGCGCTGCGGCTGCCCCGGGTGATGGAGTGCCCGGCGGAGCTGCCGGACGATCACGCGGACGCGTGCGCGGACGAGCCGAAGGACGCCGAAGCCGTCGCGGGGCCGGTCGGCGAACCGGACGCCGGGCCGCTCGGAGGGCAGGACGCCGGGCCGGTCGGGGCGCGGCTGCCGCACCGGCGGGAACCGGCCGAGCCGGCCGGGTCCGGCCGGGCGGCGCACTGA
- a CDS encoding cell division protein SepF — MGSVRKASAWLGLVEDSDERYYDDEYAEGAESGDAWVTDPRVRVASDSAQEQGRRIATVSPDGFRDARGIGELFRDGVPVIVNLTSMESSDAKRVVDFAAGLAFGLRGSIERVATRVFLLTPADTQIVSGDPAGRAQDGFFNQS, encoded by the coding sequence ATGGGATCGGTGCGCAAGGCGAGTGCATGGCTGGGTCTCGTCGAGGACAGCGACGAGCGTTACTACGACGACGAGTACGCCGAGGGAGCCGAGAGCGGCGACGCCTGGGTGACGGACCCGCGGGTGCGGGTGGCCTCCGACTCGGCGCAGGAGCAGGGCCGGCGGATCGCCACCGTCTCGCCTGACGGCTTCCGCGACGCCCGGGGCATCGGCGAGCTGTTCCGCGACGGCGTCCCGGTGATCGTGAACCTGACGTCGATGGAGTCGTCCGACGCCAAGCGCGTGGTGGACTTCGCGGCGGGCCTCGCCTTCGGCCTGCGCGGCTCCATCGAGCGGGTGGCGACCCGGGTGTTCCTGCTGACCCCCGCGGACACCCAGATCGTCAGCGGTGACCCGGCGGGTCGTGCGCAGGACGGTTTCTTCAATCAGAGCTAG
- a CDS encoding DUF5685 family protein has protein sequence MFGIVRPCAHRLTDGLRTEWMAHLCGLCLALRADHGQFARVATNYDGLIVSVLTEAQAGVTTADRRVAGPCPLRAMRTAPVAMGEGARLAAAVSLVLASAKVRDHVADRDGLLARRPVAAAARRVARSWDRAGARAGRDLGFDTAVLVDAVDRQTGIEALAGPGTSLLTVTEPTETATAAAFAHTAVLAGRPGNAEPLAEAGRLFGRLAHLLDAVEDRTADEAAGAWNPLTATGTSLEEARRLADDALHGIRLALRDAEFVDGRLAHVLLAHELGRSIDRAFGTTTCAHGVSGAHQPGPYQPGPHQPGPYAPGPYGPVPGNPYAPGPGGPGGPGGPLPPEPPNRGRRGLIAGCAMWMALACTCQMCCGTYEDPWDRQRKEGLCNDCDCGNCDCSGCGDCCNCCGESGGDGGCCDGCDCGCDCGC, from the coding sequence TTGTTCGGAATCGTCAGGCCCTGCGCGCACCGTCTCACCGACGGGCTCAGGACGGAGTGGATGGCCCATCTCTGCGGCCTGTGCCTGGCTCTTCGGGCCGACCACGGACAGTTCGCGCGGGTCGCCACCAACTATGACGGCCTGATCGTCTCGGTCCTGACGGAGGCTCAGGCGGGGGTCACCACCGCCGACCGGCGCGTCGCCGGACCCTGTCCGCTGCGCGCGATGCGCACCGCACCGGTCGCGATGGGGGAGGGGGCCCGCCTCGCCGCGGCGGTCTCCCTGGTGCTGGCCTCGGCGAAGGTACGGGACCACGTCGCCGACCGGGACGGGCTGTTGGCCCGCCGTCCGGTGGCCGCGGCCGCCCGCCGGGTCGCCCGCTCCTGGGACCGCGCAGGGGCGCGGGCCGGCCGGGACCTCGGCTTCGACACTGCGGTCCTGGTCGACGCGGTGGACCGGCAGACCGGGATCGAGGCGCTGGCCGGTCCGGGCACCTCCCTGCTCACCGTCACCGAGCCCACGGAGACCGCGACCGCCGCCGCCTTCGCCCACACCGCGGTGCTGGCCGGCAGGCCGGGCAACGCCGAGCCGTTGGCCGAGGCCGGCCGGCTCTTCGGCCGGCTGGCGCACCTCCTCGACGCCGTCGAGGACCGGACCGCGGACGAGGCCGCCGGTGCCTGGAACCCGCTGACCGCCACCGGGACCTCCCTCGAGGAGGCCCGCCGGCTCGCGGACGACGCGCTGCACGGCATCCGTCTGGCGCTGCGCGACGCGGAGTTCGTCGACGGCAGGCTGGCGCATGTGCTGCTCGCGCACGAGCTGGGCCGCTCGATCGACCGGGCCTTCGGTACGACCACCTGCGCGCACGGCGTGTCCGGCGCGCACCAGCCGGGGCCGTACCAGCCGGGCCCGCACCAGCCCGGGCCGTACGCGCCCGGCCCGTACGGCCCCGTGCCCGGCAACCCGTACGCGCCCGGTCCGGGTGGCCCCGGTGGCCCCGGCGGGCCGCTGCCGCCCGAGCCGCCGAACCGGGGCCGGCGCGGGCTCATAGCCGGCTGCGCGATGTGGATGGCGCTGGCCTGCACCTGCCAGATGTGCTGCGGGACGTACGAGGACCCCTGGGACCGGCAGCGCAAGGAGGGCCTCTGCAACGATTGCGACTGCGGGAACTGCGACTGCAGCGGCTGCGGGGACTGCTGCAACTGCTGCGGAGAGAGCGGCGGCGACGGCGGCTGCTGCGACGGCTGCGACTGCGGCTGCGACTGCGGCTGCTGA
- a CDS encoding DUF1684 domain-containing protein: MSTDPQKDWQHWHERRSAAVAEPHGPLSLTGTYWLADNPEGRIPAVPGEWREDGDEVVLTAGAEDAITVDGAPLIGTVRLTADHGPIPESRVESAGRRLVVLRREGLWAVRDFDPESSARRAYRGIEATPYDAGWVLPGVYRSYEEAHSIRVENADGRERGLGLAGEIVFAIGGAAQSLQVAVEDDGSLWAVFADDTSGKDSYRFRFLRPAAPAADGSVTVDFNRALLPPCAFADHFICPFPPPGNTLPVPVPAGERQVLTG; the protein is encoded by the coding sequence ATGAGCACCGATCCGCAGAAGGACTGGCAGCACTGGCACGAGCGGCGTTCTGCCGCGGTCGCCGAACCCCACGGTCCGCTCTCCCTCACCGGCACGTACTGGCTCGCCGACAACCCGGAGGGTCGAATTCCGGCCGTTCCGGGGGAGTGGCGCGAGGACGGTGACGAGGTGGTCCTCACGGCCGGCGCGGAGGACGCGATCACCGTCGACGGCGCGCCCCTGATCGGTACGGTCCGGCTCACCGCCGACCACGGGCCCATCCCGGAGTCCCGGGTCGAGTCGGCCGGCCGCCGTCTCGTGGTGCTGCGCCGCGAAGGGCTGTGGGCGGTACGCGACTTCGACCCCGAGTCCTCGGCGCGGCGCGCCTACCGGGGCATCGAGGCGACCCCGTACGACGCGGGTTGGGTGCTGCCGGGCGTCTACCGGTCGTACGAGGAGGCGCACAGCATCCGGGTGGAGAACGCCGACGGGCGCGAGCGCGGGCTCGGACTGGCCGGGGAGATCGTCTTCGCGATCGGAGGAGCGGCGCAGAGCCTCCAGGTCGCGGTCGAGGACGACGGCTCGCTGTGGGCGGTCTTCGCGGACGACACCAGTGGGAAAGACAGTTACCGCTTCCGGTTCCTGCGCCCGGCCGCCCCGGCGGCCGACGGCTCGGTGACGGTCGACTTCAACCGCGCCCTGCTCCCGCCGTGCGCGTTCGCCGACCACTTCATCTGCCCGTTCCCGCCGCCCGGAAACACGCTGCCGGTTCCGGTCCCGGCGGGGGAGCGGCAGGTGCTGACCGGCTGA
- a CDS encoding S1 family peptidase, producing the protein MRIKRTRLLAVAAGLAATTALALPGAQAAPAPAAAGAAQLARADAAVLGADVDGTAWYVDRASGRVVVTADSTVSDAEIAKIRRSAGADAGALDVRRSPGVFTPLLAAGDAIYGGGYRCSLGFNARSGSTYYFVTAGHCGDVANTWYTSSAQTTLIGATVGSSFPGNDYALVRYDNASLSHTGGFTAANAYVGESVKRTGSTTGTHGGTVTALNVTVRYSGGGTVRGMIQTNVCAEPGDSGGPLYDGTKALGITSGGSGNCSSGGTTFYQPVTEALSKYNVSLY; encoded by the coding sequence GTGAGGATCAAGCGCACCCGTCTGCTCGCCGTCGCGGCGGGTCTCGCGGCCACCACCGCTCTCGCACTCCCCGGCGCCCAGGCGGCGCCCGCCCCCGCCGCCGCAGGGGCCGCCCAGCTCGCCCGCGCCGACGCCGCCGTACTCGGGGCGGACGTCGACGGCACCGCCTGGTATGTCGACCGTGCATCGGGCCGGGTCGTCGTCACCGCCGACTCCACCGTCTCCGACGCCGAGATCGCGAAGATCAGACGCTCGGCGGGCGCGGACGCCGGCGCCCTCGACGTCCGGCGCTCTCCCGGCGTCTTCACCCCGCTGCTCGCCGCCGGCGACGCCATCTACGGCGGCGGCTACCGCTGTTCGCTGGGCTTCAACGCCCGCAGCGGCAGCACCTACTACTTCGTCACCGCAGGCCACTGCGGCGACGTGGCGAACACGTGGTACACCAGCTCCGCCCAGACCACCCTCATCGGCGCCACCGTCGGCTCCAGCTTCCCGGGCAACGACTACGCCCTGGTCCGCTACGACAACGCGTCCCTGAGCCACACCGGCGGCTTCACCGCAGCCAACGCCTACGTCGGCGAGTCCGTCAAGCGCACCGGCTCCACCACCGGCACCCATGGCGGCACCGTCACGGCCCTGAACGTCACCGTGCGGTACTCCGGCGGCGGCACCGTGCGCGGCATGATCCAGACCAATGTCTGTGCCGAGCCCGGCGACTCCGGCGGCCCGCTGTACGACGGCACCAAGGCCCTGGGCATCACCTCGGGCGGCAGCGGCAACTGCAGCTCCGGCGGCACCACCTTCTACCAGCCGGTGACCGAGGCCCTCTCCAAGTACAACGTCAGCCTCTACTGA
- a CDS encoding S1 family peptidase → MRIKRTTPRSGATRRTRLLAVTTGLVAAAAVLAVPTANADSAGTFSASQLSAAGDAVLKADVPGTAWHVDQATGALVVTADSTVSKAEIAKIKREAGTNAGAIRVERTPGKFTKLISGGDAIYASGWRCSLGFNVRDSAGNYYFLTAGHCTDGAGTWWSNSGRTTVLGSTAGSSFPTNDYGIVRYTNSTVTKSGTVGSQDITSAANATVGMSVTRRGSTTGTHGGSVTGLNATVNYGGGDIVYGMIRTNVCAEPGDSGGPLYSGSRAIGLTSGGSGNCSTGGTTFFQPVTEALSAYGVSVY, encoded by the coding sequence GTGAGGATCAAGCGCACCACCCCCCGCAGCGGAGCCACGAGACGGACCCGCCTCCTCGCCGTCACCACCGGTCTCGTCGCCGCCGCAGCCGTGCTCGCCGTCCCCACCGCGAACGCGGACTCCGCCGGAACGTTCAGCGCCTCCCAGCTCTCCGCCGCCGGCGACGCCGTCCTCAAGGCCGACGTCCCCGGCACCGCCTGGCACGTCGACCAGGCCACCGGAGCCCTCGTCGTCACCGCCGACTCCACCGTCTCCAAGGCGGAGATCGCCAAGATCAAGCGCGAGGCCGGGACGAACGCCGGCGCGATACGCGTCGAGCGGACCCCGGGCAAGTTCACCAAGCTGATCTCCGGCGGCGACGCGATCTACGCGTCCGGCTGGCGCTGCTCCCTCGGCTTCAACGTCCGGGACAGCGCGGGCAACTACTACTTCCTGACCGCCGGTCACTGCACCGACGGCGCGGGCACCTGGTGGTCCAACTCCGGCCGGACCACGGTCCTCGGCTCCACCGCGGGCTCCAGCTTCCCGACCAACGACTACGGCATCGTCCGGTACACCAACTCGACGGTCACCAAGTCCGGCACCGTCGGCTCCCAGGACATCACCAGCGCGGCCAACGCCACCGTCGGCATGTCCGTCACCCGCCGCGGCTCCACCACCGGCACCCACGGCGGGTCCGTCACCGGCCTCAACGCCACGGTCAACTACGGCGGCGGGGACATCGTCTACGGGATGATCCGCACCAACGTCTGTGCCGAGCCCGGCGACTCCGGCGGCCCGCTCTACTCGGGCAGCCGCGCCATCGGCCTGACCTCAGGCGGCAGCGGCAACTGCAGCACCGGCGGCACCACCTTCTTCCAGCCCGTCACCGAGGCGCTCAGCGCGTACGGAGTGAGCGTCTACTGA
- a CDS encoding DUF4231 domain-containing protein, whose protein sequence is MVFRNADLPALFHRTDEIAVTRQREATTDTRLQLLLLVLGASFALAPYRLASAFSALTYAGVLAVTYRASRRRAKSHWQLNRSAAEFIKSTCWRYAVHGTPYDANSPDPDGEFTARLEDGLTELRKVGWQDPREQESGAGAELITGPMRMLREKPFSVRKETYVRDRLIEQRNWYHRRTVVSRRATTFWSATIALLTLLALFFGVLHTLAVAESFDPAGVLSAAAAACVAWGEVRRHQPLIAAHSLVEEDLATIQTAMQTTVDEARWPAAVYEAERVVSPQHTDWLVRHRS, encoded by the coding sequence ATGGTCTTCCGCAACGCAGATCTGCCGGCGCTCTTCCACCGGACCGACGAGATCGCGGTGACGCGGCAGCGCGAGGCCACCACCGACACGCGGCTCCAGCTGCTTCTTCTCGTCCTGGGTGCCTCCTTCGCCCTCGCTCCGTACCGACTCGCCAGCGCCTTCAGCGCGTTGACCTACGCCGGCGTACTGGCGGTGACCTACCGGGCGTCCCGCAGGCGCGCAAAGTCGCACTGGCAACTGAACCGCTCCGCAGCCGAGTTCATCAAGTCGACCTGCTGGCGGTATGCCGTCCACGGTACCCCCTACGACGCCAACTCACCTGATCCTGATGGGGAGTTCACGGCTCGACTGGAGGACGGGCTGACCGAGCTGCGCAAGGTCGGCTGGCAGGACCCCCGGGAACAGGAGTCCGGGGCGGGCGCCGAACTCATCACCGGACCCATGCGGATGCTCCGCGAGAAACCGTTCAGTGTACGCAAGGAGACGTACGTCCGCGACCGGCTGATCGAGCAGCGGAACTGGTACCACCGGCGGACGGTGGTGTCACGGCGGGCCACCACGTTCTGGTCGGCGACCATCGCCCTGCTCACCCTGCTGGCGCTGTTCTTCGGCGTGCTGCACACCCTCGCCGTCGCCGAGAGCTTCGACCCGGCCGGCGTGCTGTCGGCCGCCGCGGCGGCCTGTGTGGCCTGGGGCGAGGTGCGCCGGCACCAGCCGCTGATAGCGGCCCACTCGCTCGTCGAGGAGGACCTGGCCACCATCCAGACGGCGATGCAGACCACGGTCGACGAGGCGCGCTGGCCGGCCGCGGTCTACGAGGCGGAGCGCGTGGTCTCTCCCCAGCACACCGACTGGCTCGTGCGACACCGCAGTTGA
- the fxsA gene encoding FxSxx-COOH cyclophane-containing RiPP peptide: MSLQTSVTFAAAKKNRVPLAEIDVREAATAKKIGRLLPLTADRAERASSFNSAL; this comes from the coding sequence GTGAGCCTTCAGACCTCTGTCACCTTCGCTGCCGCGAAGAAGAACCGGGTGCCCCTCGCCGAGATCGACGTTCGGGAAGCCGCCACCGCGAAGAAGATCGGTCGTCTTCTGCCGCTGACCGCGGACCGTGCCGAGCGTGCATCGAGCTTCAATTCCGCCCTCTAG
- the fxsBH gene encoding radical SAM/SPASM protein FxsBH, inactivated beta-hydroxylase extension form has translation MTEPLVPFQEVVLKIHSRCDLACDHCYIYEHADQSWRARPRVISEQAVARTALRLAEHAEKHALTSVSVILHGGEPLLAGPARLRAVCAELTRTVAPVTSLDLRIHTNGIQLSPRHLDIFDEFGVRVGISLDGDKAANDRHRRYADGRSSHAKVLRAVELLHQDRYRHLDLGLLCTIDIANDPVAVYDALLELDPPRIDFLLPHATWEHPPPRPEGSPTAYADWLLTVFDRWDAQGRPVPVRFFESVLSTLAGGPSLTESLGLAPTDLVVVETDGTLEQVDSLKSAYDGAAATGFDVFTHSLDEVAAHPGVRARQLGLAGVADTCRSCPVVRSCGGGLYTHRYRPDDTGRDPFANPSVYCADLEALVRGIEERAAPALVAPAVAGPAALPVEQYELDRGLLAELHHALDGRGGEPWAEAWELACAVEARSDGLDEILVHPYTRGWLLDALHALRADRPDAPATALRLARYVAAAAVRGGVELPVRVGYENGALILPTLGELDLTGAPARGEAEVRVAEKGFLVVVEGVERRIVRLDETGPEWRPVRSLGRDGAPDAAIDDLDPYRDCFGAPAHHRLSLEEAARWSGRLARAWALLRERVPGQAEEAAAALHTLTPLAGTEPSVGRHGYGALGLPLRGTVPDLARAVLVGFRRARLRALLEVADLHAQDGVWSHPAPWQDTPVPYSRLLAGAYERVGLAGYEPGDARHAEHAARALDTLERAAETTVSGRALLAGLREEMSRD, from the coding sequence ATGACCGAACCCCTGGTTCCTTTCCAGGAAGTAGTTCTCAAGATCCACAGTCGTTGTGATCTCGCATGTGATCACTGCTACATCTATGAACACGCTGATCAGAGCTGGCGAGCCCGACCCAGGGTGATCTCTGAACAAGCGGTCGCCCGGACTGCTCTGCGACTGGCGGAGCATGCCGAGAAACATGCTCTGACCTCCGTGTCGGTCATCCTGCACGGAGGGGAGCCACTGCTGGCGGGACCCGCGCGACTGCGCGCGGTCTGTGCGGAACTCACCCGGACCGTCGCCCCCGTCACCTCGCTCGACCTGCGGATCCACACCAACGGGATCCAGCTCAGCCCCCGCCATCTGGACATCTTCGACGAGTTCGGCGTGCGGGTCGGCATCTCCCTCGACGGCGACAAGGCCGCCAACGACCGGCACCGGCGCTACGCCGACGGCCGCAGCAGCCACGCCAAGGTCCTCCGGGCCGTCGAGCTCCTGCACCAGGACCGCTACCGGCACCTCGACCTCGGCCTGCTGTGCACCATCGACATCGCGAACGACCCCGTCGCCGTGTACGACGCCCTGCTCGAACTCGACCCGCCCCGGATCGACTTCCTGCTGCCGCACGCCACCTGGGAGCACCCGCCGCCGCGCCCCGAGGGCTCGCCCACCGCGTACGCCGACTGGCTGCTCACCGTCTTCGACCGCTGGGACGCGCAGGGCCGGCCGGTCCCCGTCCGGTTCTTCGAGTCGGTGCTCTCCACCCTCGCCGGCGGCCCCAGCCTGACCGAGTCGCTGGGCCTGGCCCCCACCGACCTCGTCGTGGTCGAGACCGACGGCACACTGGAGCAGGTCGACTCGCTCAAGAGCGCCTACGACGGCGCCGCCGCCACCGGCTTCGACGTCTTCACCCACTCCCTCGACGAGGTCGCCGCCCACCCCGGCGTACGGGCCCGCCAGCTCGGCCTGGCCGGCGTCGCCGACACCTGCCGCTCCTGCCCGGTGGTCCGTTCCTGCGGCGGCGGGCTCTACACCCACCGCTACCGGCCCGACGACACCGGCCGGGACCCGTTCGCCAACCCCTCCGTGTACTGCGCCGACCTGGAGGCGCTGGTCCGCGGGATCGAGGAGCGCGCCGCCCCGGCGCTGGTCGCCCCGGCCGTCGCCGGACCCGCTGCGCTCCCCGTCGAGCAGTACGAGCTCGACCGCGGCCTGCTCGCCGAACTCCACCACGCGCTCGACGGCCGGGGCGGCGAGCCCTGGGCGGAGGCCTGGGAGCTCGCCTGCGCCGTCGAGGCGCGCTCGGACGGCCTCGACGAGATCCTGGTGCACCCGTACACCCGCGGCTGGCTCCTGGACGCCCTGCACGCCCTGCGCGCGGACCGCCCCGACGCGCCCGCGACGGCGCTGCGGCTGGCCCGGTACGTGGCCGCCGCGGCCGTGCGCGGGGGCGTGGAGCTGCCGGTCCGGGTCGGCTACGAGAACGGCGCCCTGATCCTGCCGACGCTCGGCGAACTCGACCTGACCGGCGCCCCCGCCCGCGGCGAGGCCGAGGTGCGGGTGGCCGAGAAGGGCTTCCTCGTCGTGGTGGAAGGCGTCGAGCGCCGGATCGTCCGGCTCGACGAGACCGGTCCCGAATGGCGGCCGGTGCGCAGCCTCGGCCGGGACGGGGCCCCGGACGCGGCGATCGACGACCTCGACCCGTACCGGGACTGCTTCGGCGCGCCCGCGCACCACCGGCTCTCCCTGGAGGAGGCCGCCCGGTGGAGCGGCCGGCTGGCGCGCGCCTGGGCGCTGCTGCGTGAGCGGGTGCCCGGCCAGGCCGAGGAGGCCGCCGCCGCGCTGCACACCCTCACCCCGTTGGCCGGAACCGAGCCGTCCGTCGGCCGGCACGGGTACGGCGCCCTCGGGCTCCCGCTGCGCGGCACCGTGCCGGATCTGGCCAGGGCAGTGCTCGTCGGGTTCCGGCGGGCCAGGCTGCGGGCACTCCTCGAAGTGGCGGACCTCCACGCGCAGGACGGCGTGTGGAGCCACCCCGCGCCCTGGCAGGACACGCCGGTCCCGTACTCCCGGCTGCTCGCCGGGGCGTACGAGCGGGTGGGGCTCGCCGGGTACGAGCCCGGCGACGCACGGCACGCCGAGCACGCGGCGCGGGCGCTCGACACCCTGGAGCGCGCCGCCGAGACGACCGTCAGCGGCAGGGCGCTGCTGGCCGGACTGCGCGAGGAGATGAGCCGTGACTGA